The following coding sequences lie in one Arachis ipaensis cultivar K30076 chromosome B03, Araip1.1, whole genome shotgun sequence genomic window:
- the LOC107632296 gene encoding uncharacterized protein LOC107632296: MGACASSQFTNKSRKQRWQSSVNIIDMDGKLEKYKEPIKAEHALFKNSDCFLCSSEKMYVGSVLPHVDPNEDLQLDQIYFLVPLSKSHVPLSLKELCVFAIKANAALVLHSEYSATNSMLKSSSVSHRNDCFTHSTLQSVSHKFGSSYI; the protein is encoded by the coding sequence ATGGGAGCTTGTGCATCAtctcaattcacaaacaaaagtaGGAAACAACGTTGGCAATCCTCAGTAAACATAATTGACATGGATGGTAAGTTAGAGAAATACAAGGAGCCCATAAAAGCAGAGCATGCTCTGTTCAAGAATTCGGACTGCTTCCTCTGCAGCTCGGAAAAGATGTATGTAGGCTCGGTGTTGCCGCACGTGGATCCGAATGAGGATCTTCAGTTGGATcagatttactttcttgttccacTCTCCAAATCTCACGTACCGCTCTCCCTTAAGGAATTGTGTGTGTTTGCCATCAAGGCTAATGCAGCACTTGTTCTTCACTCAGAGTATTCTGCCACAAATTCAATGTTGAAGTCTTCCTCCGTTTCACATAGGAATGATTGTTTTACACATTCAACTCTGCAAAGTGTGTCTCACAAATTTGGATCCTCCTATATTTAG